The proteins below are encoded in one region of Pangasianodon hypophthalmus isolate fPanHyp1 chromosome 6, fPanHyp1.pri, whole genome shotgun sequence:
- the p2ry1 gene encoding P2Y purinoceptor 1 codes for MTDTNFTTIPYASENQALNDTRGCSLTKTAFQFYYLPTVYIIVFITGFIGNSMAIWMFMCHMRPWSSISVYMFNLALADFCYVLSLPFLIFYYFNKTDWIFGDVMCRLQRFIFHVNLYGSILFLTCISVHRYSGVVHPLKSLGRLKKKNAVRTSALVWFIVIAGISPILYYSRTGPKRNVTTCYDTTTEDELPGYFVYSMCMTVFGFCVPFVVILGCYGFIVKALIYNDMDNAPLRKKSIHLVIIVLAVFAVSYLPFHVMKNLNMRARLYFQSPEMCEFNNRVYATYQVTRGLASLNSCVDPILYFLAGDTFRRRLSRATKKNSRKGEVVLQSKSEETALNSLPEYAENGNRSL; via the coding sequence ATGACAGACACGAACTTCACCACGATTCCGTATGCAAGTGAGAACCAAGCACTGAATGACACACGCGGCTGCTCACTGACCAAAACCGCCTTTCAGTTCTACTACCTGCCCACGGTCTACATCATCGTCTTCATCACCGGCTTCATCGGGAACAGCATGGCCATATGGATGTTCATGTGTCACATGCGGCCGTGGAGCAGCATTTCAGTTTACATGTTCAACCTTGCGCTGGCTGACTTCTGCTACGTGCTCTCGCTTCCCTTCCTCATATTCTACTACTTCAACAAAACCGACTGGATCTTCGGCGACGTCATGTGTCGCCTGCAGCGCTTCATCTTCCACGTCAACCTCTACGGGAGCATCCTGTTTCTGACGTGCATCAGCGTGCACCGCTACTCCGGGGTCGTCCACCCGCTCAAGTCGCTCGGAAggctgaagaagaagaatgctGTGCGCACCAGCGCCTTGGTGTGGTTCATCGTGATAGCCGGGATCTCACCGATCCTTTACTACTCGCGTACGGGACCTAAACGAAACGTCACGACGTGCTACGATACGACCACCGAGGACGAGCTTCCGGGGTACTTCGTCTACAGCATGTGCATGACCGTATTTGGATTCTGCGTGCCCTTCGTGGTCATCCTCGGCTGCTACGGCTTCATCGTCAAAGCGCTCATTTACAACGACATGGACAATGCGCCGCTCAGGAAGAAGTCCATCCATCTGGTCATCATCGTGCTCGCCGTCTTCGCCGTGTCCTACCTGCCCTTCCACGTCATGAAGAACCTCAACATGAGGGCCCGGCTTTACTTCCAGAGCCCTGAGATGTGCGAATTTAACAACAGGGTCTACGCTACCTACCAGGTCACCCGGGGTTTGGCCAGCCTCAACAGCTGCGTGGATCCCATTCTCTACTTTTTAGCCGGGGATACGTTTCGACGACGGCTCTCCAGAGCCACTAAGAAAAATTCCAGGAAGGGCGAAGTTGTGCTGCAATCCAAGAGCGAGGAAACGGCGCTCAACAGCCTGCCGGAGTACGCCGAGAACGGGAACAGGTCGCTCTGA